From a region of the Coffea arabica cultivar ET-39 chromosome 3e, Coffea Arabica ET-39 HiFi, whole genome shotgun sequence genome:
- the LOC113736084 gene encoding UDP-glucosyltransferase 74AE2-like, protein MDEIGCRIHVLAIPFPLQGHLNPMLQLCKRLTSKGVRITLVTITSARISVQNQFESIQIEYILDDENIEAEGSNDSEKAAAFLKWIKIAVSDNLAKLVKEKASSGHPVNIVLYDSMMPWILEIVQGQLGLKGAAFFTQACAVSSIFDHIHRGTLKVPLETSTILLPSMPQLESNDLPSFVSNPGPYPGVLDVVLSQNINLEKSDWLLFNSFDKLENEVVTWLTERYPIKTIGPCTPSMYTDKRLKDDKDYTVNFFTPDSEACPKWLDTKETGSVVYVSFGSVSDLGENQMQEIAWGLLNSNFNFLWVVRPSEEGKIPRDLMSEAQERGLIVNWCPQIKVLSHRAVGCFMSHCGWNSTIEALSLGVPMVTMPVWVDQPTNSKYIVDVWKVGLRVKASEEREMVTREEVEGTIREVMHGEKASELRNNALRWKELAKEAISEGGSSDKHIEEFVSSLESI, encoded by the exons ATGGATGAAATTGGATGTAGAATTCATGTTCTGGCCATCCCTTTCCCTCTACAAGGCCACCTCAATCCGATGCTGCAACTATGCAAGCGTTTAACCTCAAAGGGTGTTAGAATCACGCTAGTCACTATCACCTCAGCACGTATATCAGTGCAAAATCAGTTTGAATCGATCCAGATCGAGTATATTCTAGACGATGAAAACATTGAAGCTGAGGGATCAAACGATTCGGAGAAAGCCGCTGCCTTCTTGAAATGGATTAAAATCGCAGTTTCAGATAATTTGGCCAAGCTCGTCAAGGAAAAGGCGAGTTCTGGTCATCCTGTGAATATAGTTCTGTATGATTCAATGATGCCATGGATTTTGGAGATAGTGCAGGGACAACTAGGCCTCAAAGGGGCTGCGTTTTTCACTCAGGCTTGCGCTGTTTCTTCAATATTCGACCATATTCATCGAGGAACGTTGAAAGTTCCTCTAGAGACATCTACCATATTGCTTCCTTCAATGCCACAACTGGAGTCGAATGATCTGCCTTCTTTCGTTTCTAATCCAGGTCCATACCCAGGTGTTTTGGATGTTGTCCTCAGTCAGAATATAAACCTGGAGAAATCAGATTGGCTCTTGTTCAACTCTTTTGACAAGCTAGAAAATGAG GTAGTGACCTGGTTGACAGAACGGTATCCAATCAAGACCATAGGCCCTTGTACTCCATCCATGTACACTGACAAGCgattgaaagatgacaaagaTTACACCGTCAATTTCTTCACACCAGATTCCGAAGCATGCCCAAAATGGCTTGACACCAAGGAAACAGGCTCAGTTGTTTATGTATCCTTCGGTAGTGTCTCGGACCTTGGAGAAAATCAAATGCAGGAAATAGCATGGGGCCTGCTGAATAgcaattttaactttttatggGTAGTTCGACCTTCTGAAGAGGGCAAAATTCCTAGAGATTTAATGTCCGAGGCACAAGAAAGAGGTCTAATCGTGAATTGGTGCCCTCAGATAAAGGTTTTGTCACACAGGGCAGTGGGTTGCTTCATGAGTCATTGTGGTTGGAATTCAACAATTGAAGCATTGAGCTTGGGTGTGCCAATGGTGACCATGCCAGTGTGGGTTGATCAACCTACAAATTCTAAGTATATTGTGGATGTATGGAAAGTAGGATTGCGAGTTAAGGCGAGTGAGGAAAGGGAAATGGTAACAAGAGAAGAAGTAGAAGGAACTATAAGAGAAGTTATGCATGGGGAGAAGGCAAGTGAGCTTAGAAACAATGCTTTGAGGTGGAAGGAGTTGGCTAAGGAGGCGATTAGTGAAGGAGGAAGCTCAGACAAACACATTGAAGAATTTGTTTCGAGTCTTGAAAGCATTTAG
- the LOC113737741 gene encoding uncharacterized protein: MRLQTAADALRCKTFPMFLKGKARLWFQSLAPGSIRSFAELARQFVVQFVSSKTYSKNAAHLLAIKQKPDEFLKSFMTRFNTESLQIRDKDEKVVMAAFVNWLRVEELFYKLAEKPPVNLEELLTRAHAAANAEEAGRLKRESDRELGDRKGRANPPENKDGQAKRTVFDRLSKDKAPAQSPLPEKGYTPLTRPRAQVLAVIEAEGLVGRPPKMGTPRNKRNQDRYCAFHRDVGHDTEGCSALRKEIEDLIQRSFLGQFVRPGWPGQEPGHGDRGRPIVATALSAATSLGPTTPTRTPTTLPG, translated from the coding sequence ATGCGTCTGCAAACCGCTGCGGATGCACTCCGCTGCAAGACCTTCCCCATGTTTCTGAAGGGGAAGGCCCGGCTCTGGTTCCAGAGCCTGGCACCGGGGTCTATCCGGAGTTTCGCAGAGCTGGCCAGACAGTTCGTCGTCCAGTTCGTCTCCTCCAAGACTTACTCGAAAAACGCGGCTCACCTGTTGGCAATCAAGCAGAAGCCGGACGAGTTCCTGAAGAGTTTCATGACCCGCTTCAACACAGAGAGCCTGCAGATCAGGGACAAGGATGAAAAGGTGGTCATGGCCGCCTTCGTAAACTGGCTCAGGGTGGAAGAGCTCTTCTACAAACTCGCCGAGAAGCCTCCCGTTAACCTAGAAGAACTCTTGACCAGGGCGCACGCGGCCGCTAACGCGGAGGAGGCTGGTCGCTTAAAGAGAGAATCAGATCGGGAGCTCGGAGATCGGAAAGGACGGGCAAACCCTCCCGAGAACAAGGATGGCCAGGCCAAGAGGACTGTTTTCGACCGGCTCTCAAAGGATAAAGCCCCCGCTCAATCGCCACTCCCAGAAAAAGGCTACACCCCTCTCACTCGGCCCAGAGCCCAGGTTCTGGCCGTCATAGAGGCGGAGGGCCTGGTAGGGCGACCACCTAAGATGGGGACGCCTCGGAACAAGAGGAACCAAGACCGCTACTGTGCCTTCCACCGTGACGTGGGGCACGATACGGAGGGATGTTCGGCCCTGCGGAAGGAGATCGAAGACCTGATTCAGCGGAGTTTCCTGGGACAGTTCGTGCGGCCAGGTTGGCCGGGCCAGGAGCCAGGACACGGGGACCGGGGGAGGCCCATCGTCGCGACTGCCCTGAGCGCCGCGACTTCCCTCGGGCCGACAACCCCGACCCGGACACCCACAACCTTGCCGGGGTGA